GTCTGGAGTCTTGTTTTTACTGATATTAGGCGGTGCGATATTTTTATTTATGAATGTCCAAATAGGTAGTAACCGCAAGAAACAAGCAAATGTAGATGAGGCTAAATTTCTAGTCTCACTGCTTGCAAAAGTCGCTAAAAGTGACGGCAGAGTTAGCGAGCTAGAGGCTAGGCTGATCACTCAAGTGCTAGATGATCTAAGCCAAAAAGTTAGCGGTGTTAGCGGCGTGCGCGAGTATCTAAAGGAGGTTTATAACAGCCAAAAAGAAAATGTAGATAACGCCTATGAAACCGCCAGAAACTACAAGCGCGCCTTTAATCTAAACTACGATACCTGCGTGGCTAGGCTTACTTTTTTTCTAAATTTAGCCTACATAGACGGAGAATTTAATAAAAGCGAGCAAGATGTTATAAGAAATATCGCTTATGGATTTGGCATCGATAAAGAGACGCTTGATGAGATAATCTTTAAATTTGATAGCTTTTATGGCTCGAGATTTGGAGCGGATCACGATGAGATGAACCAAGAAAACGATGCATTTGAGGTTTTAGGACTTAGCAAAAATGCAAGCCTTGATGAGGTAAAGGCTCGCTACAAAGAGCTTGTGAGGCAGTATCACCCTGACATTTTGATGGGCAGAGGCGAGAGCAAAGAGGTGATAGAGCGCTCGACTAAGAAGCTTCAGGAGATAAATGAGGCTTATGGGCGATTAAAAGAGAAATTTGGAGTTTAGATGAAGAAATTTATTATTTTGCTGCTAGCGGTGGCTGGCTTTTGTAATGATTTTAAAGTGGTAAATATCGATGGAAAAGAGATAAAATTTAAGCTTACACAAAGCGAGCTTTATCAAGATCAAAAGTTAGTCATCAGCAACTACGATGTTAAAGATAGCAATGTGAGCATAATATTTGTCGACAAAGATGGCAACAAGAGCGACATTATGTCAGTTCAAGCAAAAAAATTAAATGAAATTAGTGAGTATATCTTTTCGTATGATCGCGGCATAAAGGTGATGAAATTTAGCTCGAAAAAGCCGATATGCGAGGCGCTTGAGAAAGAGGAGCCTATAAATTTAAGCGTATTAGATGCAAGATATTTTGATGGCAATCAAATTTCAAGCTATGCCTTTAGCGTTGATATTGTTGGTCAAAAGCGTGAAAACTTTGTAGAGAGAAAAGACTATTATATAGATGCAGCTGCAAATGTTATGGTTACGCTAGAAGCCTTATCGATAAAGAATATCGCAAAAGATATAAAAATGGGGCAGCTTCTGCTTGCAAAAGGTATGTGTTTAACAAAAAGATAAAAATTTAATAAAGGAGAAAAAATGAGAGCATTGCTTAGCGTTAGCGATAAAGAGGGCATTGTAGAGTTTGCAAAGGGGCTAGAAGAGCTTGGTTGGCAGATACTTTCAACCGGTGGCACCTATAAACTTTTAAAGGCTGAGGGCGTCAAAGCCACTGAGGTTAGCGAATTTACGGCGTCGCCTGAGATGTTCGAGGGCAGGGTAAAGACGCTTCATCCAAAGATACATGGCGGCATCTTGCACAAACGTGACGACGCTAC
This window of the Campylobacter concisus genome carries:
- a CDS encoding TerB family tellurite resistance protein translates to MSGVLFLLILGGAIFLFMNVQIGSNRKKQANVDEAKFLVSLLAKVAKSDGRVSELEARLITQVLDDLSQKVSGVSGVREYLKEVYNSQKENVDNAYETARNYKRAFNLNYDTCVARLTFFLNLAYIDGEFNKSEQDVIRNIAYGFGIDKETLDEIIFKFDSFYGSRFGADHDEMNQENDAFEVLGLSKNASLDEVKARYKELVRQYHPDILMGRGESKEVIERSTKKLQEINEAYGRLKEKFGV